A window of Gasterosteus aculeatus chromosome 9, fGasAcu3.hap1.1, whole genome shotgun sequence contains these coding sequences:
- the adcy9a gene encoding adenylate cyclase type 9 translates to MATLQHQRQLVMHCTEASCDSSGDGAVTVQISNSAPHVHPHEPLRTAGKAVSKIKPNLHKYSISSSCSSADSRPVGVPAPRAHRKALPLFERSAAQCWDPKFDSPILEDACQERCFPQTQRHFRYVLFYLAVAAVLWGVYFGVNSDRCDPVAFVAPTASFFVLLVLLFLFTLTRAYRRLYNQTALLLIAVTFAITLAPQTQTTGYNELKWAGGGNASYVPLPPTPCISPVGTFSLCMEVLLLLYSVLHVRLYASVMLGLLYSILFEALEWLPLLQKSYDTTLWGTGSPGSSPDWEGDTLRWLGPAKALLHLCAHVIGIHLFIMSEVRSRSTFLKVGQAIMHGKDLEVEKALKERMIHSVMPRRVADELMKQGDDEGGGENSGKRYSSGACSASAVSVGGGGSGGASQAQSATSGKSYPHNNHKRKKTSIPSGQIIFRPFNMKRMEPVSILFADIVGFTRMSANKSAPALVGLLNDLFGRFDRLCELTGCEKISTLGDCYYCVAGCPEPKPDHAYCCVEMGLGMIQAIEQFCQETRETVSMRVGVHTGTVLCGILGIKRFKFDVWSNDVNLANLMEQLGVAGKVHLSEATARFLDDRYQREDGQVAERAGQSVVEKLKGLKTYLISGRRLELVDAQCSCSQVGLSGRDLGGVSLSSCPQARAPDLIPEGAEAAEPLLPHQPPDRIAPPFVSRSGILSSGAELGEDVTVLNGCQEEHKSSSAKFMPGHSPRAANGLLSPLLEEPARASQSSLCNMLQEKEKKTSTSTGTGTSLVLAGGSGTAGPGMDHSALIQLRAKNSREKSDVHFVDVIREDSLMKDYFFKPPINKISLNFLERPLEKAYRSSYKEEVKNLVQVQTFASTTFSSFLDVLLSCFVFLSLTLACFLPPLVSPASVGPPAPAALALAPLAGLLELASLVLSIRMAFYLEKVMNCTRSLLLVVSGWVPRHVIGAVLVSLPAISVLSHLTSSIHLPLQVTMFLCCATILAIIQYCNFCQLSFWMRSVLATSTGVALLLLLYIPMHSSGNHSLPVQRLNSSTSTDGDSALLTPEPSPQPLDLLVPEAVLAFFLLLLLVWFLNREFEVSYHLHYHGNVEADKHRFKIQTMRDQAEWLLGNIIPIHVADQLKVTQSYSKNHDSVGVIFASIVNFSEFYEESYEGGKECYRVLNELIGDFDELLRRPEFKSVEKIKTIGATYMAASGLNVRQLAEDEDDSPHAHLRALFNFALEMMGVLDDFNKNMLGFGFKLRIGFNHGPLTAGVIGTTKLLYDIWGDTVNIASRMDSTGVECRVQVSEESHAVLRAMGLEFDYRGTVNVKGKGQMRTFLFPKSGESIHQDRAEKGESPGISSVAPTVNTPPPSPPTPSSSYVSTLTPQPQSAARPSRAGPEPVQAKSTEAREEGYRDPPHLPGQPPATDLPHSELGLQPCAALEPFRVQSAPLAQEEEEEEEAEASELSKLNEEFYARL, encoded by the exons ATGGCCACTCTGCAACACCAGCGGCAGCTTGTCATGCACTGCACGGAGGCGAGCTGCGACTCCAGCGGTGATGGCGCAGTGACCGTGCAGATTAGCAACAGCGCGCCACACGTGCATCCACACGAGCCACTGAGGACTGCCGGCAAGGCTGTGAGCAAGATTAAACCAAACCTCCACAAATACAGCATCTCTTCCAGTTGTAGCTCGGCAGACTCGAGGCCGGTCGGGGTCCCTGCCCCGAGGGCGCACAGGAAGGCCCTGCCGCTGTTCGAACGCTCCGCCGCTCAGTGCTGGGACCCCAAGTTCGACTCGCCCATCCTGGAAGACGCGTGCCAAGAGAGGTGCTTTCCTCAGACACAGCGGCACTTCCGCTATGTCCTCTTCTACCTGGCAGTGGCGGCTGTACTCTGGGGGGTTTATTTCGGTGTCAATAGTGACCGATGCGACCCTGTGGCCTTTGTAGCACCCACAGCCTCCTTCTTCGTCCTCCTGGTGCTCCTCTTTTTGTTCACCTTAACGCGGGCCTACAGGAGGCTGTACAACCAAACCGCCTTGCTCCTGATCGCAGTCACCTTCGCCATCACCTTAGCTCCACAGACGCAAACCACTGGCTACAACGAGCTGAAGTGGGCTGGCGGTGGGAACGCTTCATATGTGCCACTGCCTCCAACTCCTTGCATCTCCCCCGTGGGAACCTTTTCCCTGTGCATGgaggttttgttgttgttatacagCGTCCTCCATGTTCGTCTGTATGCCTCCGTGATGCTGGGGCTCCTGTATTCTATATTATTTGAGGCATTGGAATGGCTGCCGTTGCTTCAAAAGAGTTACGACACTACTTTATGGGGGACGGGGTCGCCGGGGTCAAGTCCCGATTGGGAAGGCGACACCCTCCGTTGGCTCGGTCCGGCCAAAGCTCTGCTCCACTTGTGCGCCCACGTCATTGGTATCCACCTGTTCATCATGTCGGAGGTGCGTTCCCGTAGCACCTTCCTTAAAGTTGGCCAGGCTATTATGCACGGCAAAGActtggaggtggagaaggccTTGAAAGAGCGCATGATCCACTCCGTCATGCCGCGGCGGGTGGCGGATGAGCTGATGAAACAAGGCGACGATGAGGGCGGCGGGGAGAACTCTGGCAAGCGGTATTCCTCCGGTGCTTGCTCTGCCTCGGCCGTCTCAGTGGGGGGCGGAGGTAGCGGCGGAGCCTCGCAAGCCCAAAGTGCCACAAGTGGCAAGAGCTACCCTCACAACAATCACAAACGCAAGAAGACCTCCATCCCCAGTGGACAGATCATCTTTCGGCCTTTCAATATGAAACGCATGGAGCCCGTCAGCATCCTCTTTGCGGATATCGTGGGTTTCACCAGAATGTCGGCCAATAAGTCCGCTCCCGCCCTGGTGGGCCTTCTCAACGATCTGTTTGGACGCTTCGACCGTCTATGTGAGCTAACCGGTTGTGAGAAGATCAGCACTCTGGGAGACTGCTACTACTGCGTGGCCGGCTGCCCCGAGCCCAAGCCGGACCACGCCTACTGCTGTGTGGAGATGGGCTTGGGCATGATCCAGGCCATCGAGCAGTTCTGCCAGGAGACACGCGAGACCGTCAGCATGCGCGTCGGCGTCCATACGGGCACCGTCCTATGTGGCATCCTGGGAATAAAGCGCTTCAAGTTTGACGTGTGGTCAAATGATGTCAATCTGGCTAACTTGATGGAGCAGCTCGGCGTGGCGGGGAAGGTCCACTTGTCAGAAGCTACGGCCCGGTTCCTGGACGACCGTTACCAGAGGGAGGACGGGCAGGTGGCGGAGAGAGCCGGACAAAGTGTGGTGGAGAAACTGAAGG gcctAAAAACTTACCTGATCTCGGGAAGGAGGTTGGAGCTGGTTGATGCGCAGTGCAGCTGTTCTCAGGTGGGGCTGTCGGGCAGAGATCTGGGGGGGGTCAGCTTGTCCTCCTGTCCTCAGGCCCGGGCCCCGGACCTCATCCCGGAGGGAGCGGAGGCTGCAGAGCCCCTGCTGCCCCACCAACCTCCGGACAGGATCGCT CCTCCCTTTGTGTCCCGCAGTGGCATCTTGTCTTCCGGGGCGGAGCTGGGTGAAGATGTTACTGTGCTGAACGGCTGCCAGGAAGAGCACAAGAGCAGCAGTGCCAAG TTCATGCCAGGTCACAGCCCCCGAGCGGCCAACGGCCTCCTGAGTCCTCTTCTGGAGGAGCCGGCGCGAGCCAGCCAGAGCTCCCTGTGCAACATGCTtcaggagaaagagaagaagaccaGCACCAGCACGGGAACTGGCACCAGTCTGGTCTTGGCTGGTGGCTCCGGGACGGCCGGCCCGGGAATGGATCACTCCGCTCTGATCCAGCTGCGCGCCAAGAACTCCCGAGAAAAGAGCGACGTCCACTTTGTGGATGTTATCAGGGAGGACAG TCTGATGAAAGACTACTTCTTCAAGCCACCCATCAACAAGATCAGCCTCAACTTCCTTGAGAGACCACTGGAGAAAGCGTATCGCAGCAGCTACAAAGAGGAG GTGAAGAACCTGGTGCAAGTGCAGACATTTGCGAGCACCACCTTCAGCTCCTTCCTGGACGTCCTTCTCAGCTGTTTTGTCTTCCTGTCTCTGACGCTGGCCTGTTTCCTTCCGCCTCTGGTGAGCCCGGCCTCTGTGGGCCCTCCGGCTCCCGCCGCCTTGGCCCTGGCTCCCCTGGCCGGCCTGTTGGAGCTGGCCTCCTTGGTGCTCTCCATACG CATGGCCTTCTACCTGGAGAAAGTGATGAACTGTACCCGCTCCCTGCTCCTGGTGGTCTCTGGATGGGTCCCCCGGCACGTGATTGGGGCCGTGTTGGTCTCCCTTCCTGCCATCTCTGTCTTGTCCCACCTCACCAGCAGCATCCACCTGCCCCTCCAG GTGACCATGTTCCTGTGCTGCGCCACCATCCTGGCCATCATCCAGTATTGTAACTTCTGTCAGCTAAGCTTTTGGATGCGCTCAGTCCTGGCCACTTCTACAGGGGTCgccctgctgctgttgctgtacATCCCCATGCACAG CTCTGGTAATCACAGCTTGCCAGTTCAAAG ACTGAACAGCTCCACGTCCACTGATGGTGACTCAGCATTGCTCACCCCTGAACCTTCCCCGCAACCTCTTGACCTTCTGGTCCCGGAGGCTGTCCTGGCCttcttcctgcttcttctcctggTCTGGTTCCTCAACCGTGAGTTTGAGGTCAGCTACCATCTCCATTACCACGGCAACGTGGAGGCTGACAAACACCGCTTCAAGATCCAGACCATGCGAGACCAGGCGGAGTGGTTACTAGGCAACATCATCCCCATCCATGTCGCTGACCAGCTCAAG GTGACCCAGAGCTACTCCAAGAATCACGACAGTGTGGGCGTGATCTTCGCCAGTATCGTAAACTTCAGCGAGTTCTACGAGGAGAGCTACGAGGGTGGAAAAGAGTGCTACCGAGTTCTTAATGAGTTAATTGGAGACTTCGACGAGCTCCTTCGCCGACCCGAGTTCAAAAGCGTGGAAAAGATCAAGACAATCGGGGCCACCTACATGGCCGCGTCCGGCCTGAACGTCCGCCAGCTGGCTGAGGACGAAGACGACTCTCCGCACGCTCACCTGAGGGCGCTTTTTAACTTTGCCCTGGAGATGATGGGCGTCCTGGACGACTTCAACAAGAACATGCTGGGATTTGGCTTCAAGCTGCGGATAGGGTTTAACCACGGGCCGCTGACAGCGGGCGTGATCGGCACCACCAAGCTGCTCTACGACATCTGGGGTGACACGGTCAACATCGCCAGCCGCATGGACTCCACCGGGGTGGAGTGCCGGGTGCAGGTGAGCGAGGAGAGCCACGCCGTGCTCAGGGCCATGGGCCTGGAGTTTGACTATAGAGGTACAGTTAATGTTAAGGGCAAAGGTCAAATGAGGACCTTTCTGTTCCCCAAGAGTGGGGAAAGTATACATCAGGATCGAGCGGAGAAGGGCGAGAGCCCCGGGATCTCCTCCGTGGCGCCGACCGTGAatactcctcctccctctcctcccactccttcctcctcctatGTCTCCACTCTCACTCCTCAACCGCAGAGTGCTGCAAGGCCTTCAAGAGCCGGGCCGGAGCCTGTGCAGGCAAAGTCCACAGAGGCGAGGGAAGAGGGGTATAGGGACCCTCCGCACCTCCCTGGGCAGCCGCCTGCCACCGACCTTCCCCACTCTGAACTGGGCCTCCAGCCTTGTGCTGCACTAGAGCCCTTCCGGGTGCAGTCCGCTCCTCTCgcacaagaggaggaggaggaggaagaggcggaggcCAGCGAGCTATCGAAACTCAACGAGGAGTTTTACGCTCGTCTCTGA